A window of the Equus asinus isolate D_3611 breed Donkey chromosome 20, EquAss-T2T_v2, whole genome shotgun sequence genome harbors these coding sequences:
- the LOC106836013 gene encoding olfactory receptor 8G1-like — protein MALGNHSTVTEFILAGLTEEPELQVPLLLLFLGIYVVTVMGNLGMITLIGLSSHLHTPMYYFLSSLSFTDLCHSTVITPKMLVNFVTEKNVISYPQCMTQLYFFLVFAISECYMLAAMAYDRYVAICSPLLYNVIMSHQVCFSLILGVYIIGLICAFAHTGCMLRVNFCKFYVINHYFCDLLPLLKLSCSSTDVNELLILCVGTFNIFAPSLTILSSYIFIISRILHIHSTEGRSKAFSTCSSHMLAVLLFFGSCAFMYLQPSSVGSMDQGKVSSVFYTIVVPMLNPLIYSLRNKDVNVALKKMLKSRIF, from the coding sequence ATGGCATTAGGAAATCATTCCACAGTGACTGAGTTCATCCTCGCTGGACTAACAGAAGAGCCAGAACTCCAGGTGCCCTTACTCCTCCTCTTCCTAGGAATCTATGTGGTTACAGTGATGGGGAACCTGGGCATGATCACACTGATAGGGCTCAGTTCTCACCTGCACACACCTATGTACTATTTCCTCAGCAGCTTGTCCTTCACTGATCTCTGCCATTCTACTGTCATTACCCCCAAAATGCTGGTGAACTTTGTGACAGAGAAGAACGTCATCTCCTACCCTCAATGCATGACTCAGCtctatttcttccttgtttttgctATTTCAGAATGCTACATGTTAGCTGCAATGGCATATGACCGCTATGTTGCCATCTGTAGCCCCTTGCTTTACAATGTCATCATGTCCCATCAGGTCTGTTTCTCCCTGATTTTAGGGGTGTATATTATAGGCCTGATTTGTGCATTTGCTCATACAGGCTGCATGTTAAGGGTTAATTTCTGCAAATTTTATGTGATCAACCATTATTTCTGTGATCTTCTTCCCCTCCTGAAGCTCTCATGCTCTAGTACCGATGTCAATGAATTACTGATACTGTGTGTTGGTACATTTAATATCTTTGCCCCTAGCCTGACCATCCTTAGCTCCTACATCTTCATCATTTCCAGAATCCTCCACATTCACTCCACTGAGGGCAGGTCCAAAGCCTTCAGCACTTGCAGCTCCCACATGTTGGcagttttgctcttttttggATCTTGTGCTTTCATGTACCTGCAGCCATCATCAGTTGGCTCCATGGATCAAGGAAAAGTGTCCTCTGTGTTTTATACTATTGTTGTGCCGATGCTGAACCCACTGATCTACAGTCTGAGGAATAAAGATGTTAATGTTGCGCTGAAGAAAATGCTAAAGAGCAGAATATTCTAG